CGTTCAACGGCGAAGGCATCGCGTACGCGATGGAGTCCGGCGAACTGGCCGCGGAGGCCATCGTCCAGGCCCTCGCCCGCCCGGCCGGCCCGGAGCGGGAGCGGGCGCTGATGGCGTACCCGAACGAGCTGAAGGCCCGACTCGGCGGTTACTACCGGTTGGGCGGCATCTTCGTGAAACTGATCGGCCGCCCGGAGATCATGCGGATCGCCACCAAACACGGCATGCCGCACCCGACGCTGATGCGTTTCGTCCTCAAGCTGTTGGCCAACCTGACCGACCCGCGTGGCGGGGATGCGATGGACCGGGTCATCAACGCGATGACGAAGGCAGCTCCAGCCGTATAAGTAGGACGGCATCGGTGCTGGTCACAGCCCCGACGCCGACAAAGATCGACCCCCGCCGACTGCCACTGCGAGGGACGTGAATAGTGTGATTTTCGTCAAGCACCGAGGGCAGGGAAGGACGAGCAGGAGAAAACGATGTCGCTCTCGCCTTACGCACCGATCATCGGGCTGTTCGCCCTCGCCGCGGCGTTCTCGCTGTTTTCCGTCGGCGCCGCCCGCTTCGCGGGTCCCCGTCGCTACAACAAGGCCAAACTCGAGGCTTACGAGTGCGGCATCGAGCCCAGCCCGCAGCCGGTCGGCGGCGGCCGGTTCCCGATCAAGTTCTACCTGACGGCGATGCTCTTCATCGTCTTCGACATCGAGATCATCTTCCTCTACCCCTGGGCGGTCTCGTTCGACGCTCTGCCGATCTTCGGCTTCGTGGAGATGGTCCTGTTCATCGTCGCGGTCTTCGTTGCGTACGCCTACGTGTGGCGGCGCGGCGGCCTGGACTGGGACTGAGGAAGGAACGTCAGATGGGCATCGAGGAGAAGCTTCCCGCCGGCGTCCTGCTCACCTCGGTGGAGAAGCTGGTCAACTGGTCCCGGAAGTCGTCCGTGTGGGGCGCTACCTTCGGCCTGGCCTGCTGCGCCATCGAGATGATGGCAGCCGGTGGTCCGCACTACGACATGGGCCGCTGGGGCATGGAGGTCTTCCGGGCGTCGCCCCGGCAGGCCGACCTGATGATCGTGGCCGGCCGGGTGAGTCAGAAGATGGCCCCGGTTCTGCGCCAGATCTACGACCAGATGGCCGAGCCCCGCTGGGTGCTCTCGATGGGCGTCTGCGCCAGCAGCGGCGGCATGTTCAACAACTACGCGATCGTGCAGGGCGTCGACCACGTGGTGCCGGTCGACATGTACCTGCCGGGCTGCCCGCCCCGGCCGGAGATGCTCATCGACGCGATCCTCAAGCTCCGCGAGAAGATCATGTATGAGCCGCTGGGCCCGAACGGCCGCAAGATGCTGGCCGCCCGCCAGGAACGCGGCGACGTTCCGGTCGTGCCCTACGGCTCCATGCCCTCCTCGTACCGCAGCGACAAGGGCCGGCGTGCCGAGTGGACCCGGGCGGTCCGCGAGGGCCGCGAGGAGCAGTTGCGGATCGAGAACTGGATGAACGCTCAGAACCACCTCCACCCGCAGGCAGGCCCCAAATGACGTCACCCACGGACAAGCCCAACGACGGCGGCGTACCGCTGCCGGTGGTGCCGACCGGCGCCACCAGTGGTGCCCCCGCCGAGTTCCCGCCGGCCAGCCCGGCCGGGCGCGGGATGTTCGGCAACCAGGGCACCGGCGACGTGTCCGGCTACGGCGGCCTGGTCCGCCAGCGCCAGCCCATCGAGGAGGCGTCCCGTCCGTACGGGAGCTACTTCGACGAGGTCCGCGACGCGTTGGAGGAGGCGTACCCGGCCTTCGGCGACGCGATTGAGAAGGTCGTGGTCGACCGGGGTGAGCTGACGCTGCACATCCGCCCGGAACGGATCGCCGAGGTCTGCCAGGTGATGCGCGACGACCTGGCGCTGCGGTTCGAGCTGTGCTCCTCGGTGTCCGGCGTGGACTACCTGGGCGCCGACGAGCGGCGGCTGCACGTGGTCTACCTGCTCACCTCGATGACGTACCGGCGGCAGGTCCGGCTGGAGGCCGCAGTCTCCGTCGAGGCCCCGCACCTGCCCAGCGTGACCGCCATCTACCCGACGGCGGACTGGCAGGAGCGCGAGGCGTACGACATGTTCGGCATCGTCTTCGACGGCCACCCCAACCTGACCAGGATCCTCATGCCGGACGACTGGGAGGGTCACCCGCAGCGCAAGGACTACCCGCTCGGCGGTGTGCCCGTCGAGTACAAGGGCGCGGAGATCCAGCCGCCGAACGAGCGGAGGTCGTACCAGTGACGACGTCGAACTACGCCAGCGAGCGCGAGACCGACGAGGGCCGGGTCTTCACCGTCACCGGTGGGGACTGGGACACCATCGTCTCGGGCACCGACCCGATCAACGACGAGCGGATCGTCGTCAACATGGGTCCGCAGCACCCGTCCACGCACGGGGTGCTGCGGCTGATCCTGGAGCTGGAGGGCGAGACGGTCCGCGAGGCCCGTACCGTCGTCGGCTACCTGCACACGGGCATCGAGAAGAACCTCGAATACCGCAACTGGGTTCAGGGCTCGACGTTCGTGACCCGGATGGACTACCTCGCCCCGATCTTCAACGAGACGGCGTACGCCCTCGCCGTCGAGAAGCTGCTCGGCATCACCGACGACATCACCGAGCGGGCCACCACCATCCGCGTGCTGATGATGGAGCTCAACCGGATCTCGTCGCACCTGGTCTGGCTGGCCACCACCGGCATGGAGCTGGGCGCGATCTCGATCATGCTGTACGGCTTCCGCGAGCGGGAGTACATCCTCGACATCTTCGAGACCATCACCGGTCTGCGGATGAACCACGCGTACGTCCGGCCGGGCGGAGTGGCGCAGGACGTGCCGGACGAGGCGATCGTCAAGATCCGCGAGTTCCTCAAGATGATGCCGAAGAAGCTCAAGGAGTACGAGGACCTGCTCTCCGGCCAGCCGATCTGGACCGAGCGGACGAAGAACGTCGCGGTGCTGGACGTGACCGGCTGCGTGGCCCTCGGCATCACCGGGCCGGTGCTGCGCTCCGCCGGTCTCGCCTGGGACCTGCGCAAGACCATGCCGTACTGCGGTTACGAGAACTACGAGTTCGACGTGCCGACCCACCCCGACGGTGACGTGTGGGGCCGCTACCTGGTCCGGCTCGCCGAGATCCGGGAGTCGATGAAGCTGGTCGAGCAGGCCCTGGACCGGCTCCGCCCGGGTCCGGTGATGGTCGCCGACCGCAAGATCGCGTGGCCGGCGCAGTTGGCCATCGGCGTGGACGGCATGGGCAACTCGCTGGAGCACGTCGCGAAGATCATGGGTCAGTCGATGGAGTCGCTGATCCACCACTTCAAGCTGGTGACCGAGGGCTTCCGGGTTCCGCCGGGCCAGGTGTACGTCGCGATCGAGGCTCCCCGGGGCGAGTTGGGCGTGCACGCGGTCTCCGACGGTGGCACCCGGCCGTACCGGGTGCACTACCGCGAGCCCAGCTTCGTCAACCTCCAGGCCCTCCCGGCGATGGCCGAGGGCGGTCTGATCGCCGACGTGATCGCCGGCGGCGCCTCGTTGGACCCGGTGATGGGTGGTTGTGACCGATGAGTGTTTTCACTGACGAGACCCGGGAGCGGGCGCGCGAGATCATCGCCCGCTACCCGGCGGACCGGTCCCGCTCGGCGTTGCTGCCGCTGCTGCACCTGGTGCAGGCCGAGGAGGGGTACGTCTCCCCGGCCGGGGTCACGTTCTGCGCCGAGGTCCTGGGGCTGAACAAGGCCCAGGTCGGCGCGGTGGCGACCTTCTACACGATGTACAAGCGCAAGCCGACCGGTGACTTCCTGGTCAGCGTCTGCACCAACACCATGTGCAACGTGCTCGGTGGCCAGGAGGTCTACGACACCCTGTCCGAGCACCTGGGCGTCGGGCACGACGAGACGACCGCCGACGGCACGATCACGCTGGAGCACGCCGAGTGCCTGGCGGCGTGCGACTACGGCCCGGTGATGACCGTCAACTACGACTTCTTCGACGGCGTGGACGCGTCCACAGCGGTCGGCGTCGTCGACGAGCTGCGGGCGGGCGGGCGGCCGATGCCGACCCGCGGTGCCCGGCTCTGCACCCTCAAGGAAATGGCGGTGCAGCTCGCCGGTTTCGCCGACGAGCGCGAGGGCGCGGTCGCCGACGGTGGGCCGGGTGAGCCCACCCTGCGCGGGCTGCGGCTGGCGCAGGAGCACGGCGTCTCGGTGCCGGGCTTCGACCCGAACACCCCGATCCGCAGCAAGGCCGAGGCCGACAAGGCCGCCGCTGAGGCGAAGGCGAAGGCGGAGGCCGCCAAGCCGGCGCCCGTCGAGGCCAGCGCGGCACCGGTCAAGGGTGGCGACGGGGCGTCCGCCCCGACGGGGGCGGCCGGGGTCGGCGGGCCGGCGAAGCCGGCAGAGGCCACCGGGCCGGCGGACGCCAGTGGCAGCACCACGCGGGACGTGAAGGCACCGGACGACAAGTCGCCGCAGGTGCGTACCGCCGAGACCCGGCAGCCGGACGCGGGCACGGCGGTGCCGGACGCCCCTGGCACCAAGGTCCCGACGGACGGCACCGGCACCGCGCCCGAGGCTGGCGACGCACGGTCGGCCGAGGCCGCCGGTGTGGCGGCCAACGCGCCGGCCGGTGACGGCAAGCCCGCCGGCGACGAGGCCGGGGCGCAGGAGCGCAACCTCACCGAAGCGAAGGCTGGCACGGACGCCGACGGCGCCGGACCGGCGGACGCGAACGAAACGGGGGCCCAGAAGTGACCACTCCCCGCCCGGAGACCGTGGCCAAGCTGACGCCGGTGCTGACCAAGCGCTGGCTGTCGCCGGACGCCTGGCGTATCGGCACGTACGAGCAACTGGACGGCTACGCCGCACTGCGCAAGGCGCTCAAGGCCCACCCGGACGACCTGATCCAGCTGATCAAGGACTCGGGGCTGCGCGGTCGGGGTGGCGCCGGCTTCCCCACCGGTCTCAAGTGGGGCTTCATCCCGCAGGGCGACGGCAAGCCGCACTACCTGGTGGTCAACGCCGACGAGGGCGAGCCGGGCACCTGCAAGGACCTGCCGCTGATGACCCACGACCCGCACGCGCTGGTCGAGGGCGTGATCATCGCGTCGTACGCGATCCGAGCCAACCGCGCCTACATCTACATCCGGGGCGAGGCGGTGCACGCCGCGCGTCGGCTGCGCAACGCGGTCCAGGAGGCGTACGACAAGGGCTACCTCGGCCGGAACATCCTGCGCAGCGGCTACGACCTGGAGCTGGTGGTGCACTCCGGCGCCGGGGCGTACATCTGCGGCGAGGAGACGGCGCTGCTGGACTCGCTGGAAGGCTTCCGGGGGCAGCCCCGGCTGCGCCCGCCGTTCCCGGCCACCCACGGCCTGTACGCGAGCCCGACGGTGGTGAACAACGTCGGCACCATCGCCAGCGTGCCGCCGATCGTGCTCGGTGGGGCCGACTGGTGGAAGAGCATGGGCACCGAGAAGTCCTCCGGGCCGATGATCTACTCGCTGTCCGGTCGGATCGTCAACCCGGGCCAGTACGAGTGCTCGATGGGTGTCACGCTGCGCGAGCTGCTGGAGCTGGCCGGTGGCATGCAGCCCGGGCACAACCTGCGGTTCTGGACCCCGGGCGGCTCGTCCACCCCGCTGCTCGCCGCCGAGCACCTGGACGTGCCACTGGACTTCGAGGGAGTGGCGGCGGCCGGCTCGATCCTGGGCACCACGGCCACCCAGATCTTCTCCGACCAGGACTGCCCGGTCTACGCGACGTACCGGTGGCTGGAGTTCTACCACCACGAGTCGTGCGGCAAGTGCACCCCGTGCCGCGAGGGCAACTACTGGATGGTTCGGGTCTACCGGCGGATCCTCGCCGGTCAGGGCACCCACGAAGACCTGGACACCCTGCTGGACACCTGCGACAACATCCTCGGCCGCTCGTTCTGTGGCCTGGGTGACGGCGCGACCAGCTCGGTGACCTCGTCACTGAAGTACTTCAAGCAGGACTACCTCGACTACATCGAGGGACGTACCGCACCCAAGCTGTCGGAGAAGACCCTGGTAGGGGCGCACTGATGACCGACGTAGCAAAGCAGACCGAGACCGTCACGCTCACCATCGACGGCGTCGAGGTCACCGCCCCCAAGGGGACGTTGCTGATCCGGGTCGCCGAGCAGATGGGCACCGAGATCCCCCGGTTCTGCGACCACCCGCTGCTGGCCCCGGCCGGCGCGTGCCGGCAGTGCCTGGTCGAGGTGGAGGGCCAGCGCAAGCCGGTGGCCTCCTGCACCCAGGCCGTCGCCGACGGCATGGTCGTGCGTACGCAGATCACCTCCCCGGTGGCCAAGAAGGCGCAGGAGGGGGTGATGGAGCTGCTGCTGCTCAACCACCCGCTGGACTGCCCGATGTGTGACAAGGGCGGTGAGTGCCCGCTCCAGAACCAGGCGATGTCCACCGGCCGCACCGACTCGCGCTTCCACGAGCACAAGCGGGAGTACGAGAAGCCGATGGCGATCAGCAGCCAGGTGCTGCTGGACCGCGAGCGGTGCGTGCTCTGTCAGCGGTGCACCCGGTTCTCCGAGGAGATCGCCGGCGACAAGTTCATCGACCTGATGGGCCGGTCGTCCGCCGAGGAGATCAACATCTACCGGGACGACGCGTACGGCGAAGAGGGCGACGCCGGTGACGTCCCGTTCAACTCCTACTTCTCCGGCAACACCGTGCAGATCTGCCCGGTGGGCGCGCTGACCGGTGCGCAGTACCGCTTCCGGGCCCGCCCGTTCGACCTGGTGTCGAGCCCGAGCGTCTGCGAGCACTGCTCGGCCGGCTGCGGGCAGCGCACCGACTGGCGGCGCGGCAAGGTGCTGCGCCGGCTGGCCGGCGACGAGCCGCAGGTCAACGAGGAGTGGAACTGCGACAAGGGCCGGTGGGGTTTCCAGTACACCCGGGCCGCCGACCGGTTGACCACCCCGCTGGTCCGCGACGAGCACACCGGTGAGCTGCGCGAGGCGTCCTGGAGCGAGGCGCTCACCGTGGCCGCCGAGGGCCTGCACACTGCTCGGGAGAGCGGGCAGGGCACGGCGGTGCTCACCGGCGGCCGGCTGACCGTCGAGGACGCGTACGCGTACGCGAAGTTCGCCCGGGTCGCCCTTACCACCAATGACATCGACTTCCGGGCCCGGCCGGTCTCCCGCGAGGAGGCCGACTTCCTGGCCAGCTCGGTCGCCGGGGTCACCGACGTCACCTACACCGACGTGGAGAACGCGCCGGCGGTGGTGCTGGTCGGCCTGGAGCCGGAGGAGGAGTGCCCGATCCTCTTCCTGCGGCTGCGCAAGGCGTACCTGAAGAAGGCCCTGACGGTGTACGCGTTGGCGCCGTTCGCCACCCGTGGCCTGGAGAAGCTCGGTGCCAAGCTGGCCCGGGTCGTGCCGGGCGAGGAGGCCAGCGTGCTCGCCGAGCACGCCACGGTCGCCGAGGCGCTGAGCGCACCGGGCGCGATCCTGATCGTCGGCGAGCGACTGGCCACTGTGCCGGGCGGGCTCTCCGCAGCGGCGGACGTGGCGCGGCGTACCGGCGCGAAGCTGGTGTGGGTGCCGCGGCGCGCGGGTGACCGCGGCGCTGTCGACGCGGGCTGCCTGCCCAACCTGCTCCCCGGTGGACGGCTGGTGACCGAGCCGGCCGCCCGCGCCGAGCTGGGTGAGGCGTGGGACATCCCGGCCGGGGTGATCCCGAGCCAGGCCGGGCGGGACACCGACGGCATCCTCACCGCGGCGGCCAACGGCCAGCTCGGCGCGCTGGTCGTCGGCGGCGTCGACCCAGCCGACCTGGCCGACCCGCGACTGGCCGAGGCCGCCCTGGACGCGGTGCCGTTCCTGGTCAGCCTGGAGCTGCGCGCCAGCGCGGTGACCCGGCGGGCGAACGTGGTGCTGCCGGTCGCCCCGGTGGTCGAGAAGGCCGGCAGCTTCCTGGACTGGGAGGGTCGGCTGCGCCCGTTCGAGGCCGTGCTGAACACCGCCGCGATGACCGACGGTCGGGTGCTCGACGCGCTGGCCGCGCTGCTCGACGTGCGGCTCGGCACGGCGGATGTGCCGAGCGTGCGTCGTGAGCTGGGCACGCTGCCGGCGACGCGTACGTCCCGGCCGTCCGCACCGTCGGTGGCGCCGGGCCGGGTGCCGCACCCGGCTGCCGGGGAGGCCGTGCTGGCCACCTGGCACCAACTGGTGGACCTCGGCAGCCTGACCGAAGGCGACGAGAACCTCGCGGGCACCGCCCGCCCGCCGGTGGTCCGGCTGGGTAAGGGCACCGCCGAGGCACTCGGTGTGGTCGACGGTGACGCGGTCACGGTCGGCACCGACCGGGGGGCACTGACCCTGCCGGCGGAGCTCACCGAAATGCCGGACGGCGTGGTCTGGTTGCCGACCAACTCACCCGGCTCGACCGTGCGACGCAGCCTCGGGGCGACGTCCGGCACTGTCGTCCGGATCTCCGTTCCCGCACCGAGCACGGCCATCCCGGCCGGGCGCGTGGCGGCCGACGAGACCGGGCTCCCGGGTCCGCTCCTCAACTCCGGGGGTAACCAGTGACTTCGTCAATCCTGGCCCAGGATCCGACGCTTGCCGACTTCGGCCGGGATCCGTGGTGGCTGGTTCTCGGCAAGATCGTCTTCGCGTTCGCCTTCGGTCTGCTGGCCACCCTGCTAGGTGTCTGGTTCGAGCGGCGCGTGGTCGGCTACATGCAGGTGCGGCCCGGCCCCAACCAGGTCGGCCCGTTCGGCCTGCTGCAGACCCTCGCCGACGGCCTGAAGATGGCCTTCAAGGAGGACATCCTGCCGAAGGCGGCCGACAAGGTCGTCTACTTCTTCGCCCCGACCATCTCGGTGATCTGTGCGGTCACCGCGCTGTCGGTGGTGCCCTTCGGCCCAATGGTGAGCATCTTCGGCCACCACACGCCGTTGCAGGTCACCGACGTGCCGGTGGCGGTGCTGCTGCTGCTCGCCTGCTCGTCGATGGGCGTCTACGGCATCGTGCTGGGTGGTTGGGCCTCCGGCTCGACGTACCCGCTGCTCGGTGGTCTGCGGTCGAGCGCCCAGATGATCTCCTACGAGGTCGCCATGGGCCTGAGCATCGTGGCGGTCTTCATGACCGCCGGCACGATGAGCACCAGCGGGATCGTCGCCGCTCAGGGCGACGCCACGCGGCTGACCATCATGGGCACCGAGATCCCGGCGCCGGGCTGGTACGCCATCCTGCTGCTGCCCAGCTTCATCATCTTCTTCATCGCCACGGTGGGTGAGACCAACCGGGCGCCGTTCGACCTGCCCGAGGCCGAGTCCGAGCTGGTCGCCGGCTTCATGACGGAATACAGCTCGCTGAAGTTCGCGCTCTTCATGCTCAGCGAGTACGTCGCGATGGTGACCATGTCCGCGGTCACCACCACGCTGTTCCTGGGCGGTTGGCGGGCACCCTGGCCGATCACCATCTGGGAGGGCGCCAACTCCGGTTGGTGGCCGATGCTCTGGTTCTTCGGCAAGGTGATCGCGCTGGTCTTCGTCTTCGTCTGGCTGCGCGGCACGCTGCCCCGGCTGCGCTACGACCAGTTCATGCGCCTCGGTTGGAAGGTGCTGCTGCCGATCAACCTGGTCTGGATCCTGGTCCTGTCGGGCCTGCGTTCCATCGAGGACTGGGACACCCGCGGCAAGGTCATCGCGGTCGGCATCCCCGCCGGCCTGCTGCTGATCGCCACACTGTTCTGGCCCAGCCGCCGGCCGCAGCCGAAGCCGACAACTCAGGAACAGGTCGACAACCGGCCGTACGGGAGCTTCCCGCTGCCACCGATGGATCTTCAGGTACCACCGAGCCCGCGCATCACGCGCGTGGTCGCCGAGCGGGAGCCGGCCAACATCGTTGCCGGCTCGGACTCCAGGGAGGTGTGACGTGGGCGCGATCACCGGAACGTTCAAGGGATTCGGTGTCACCTTCTCGCACATGTTCAGGAAGGTCGTCACGACCGACTACCCGTTCAAGCCGCCGGTGTCGGCGCCGCGCTACCACGGGCGGCACATCCTCAACCGGCACCCGGACGGCCTGGAGAAGTGCATCGGCTGCGAGCTGTGCGCCTGGGCCTGCCCGGCGGACGCGATCTACGTCGAGGGTGGCGACAACACCGACGAGCAGCGCTTCTCGCCGGGTGAGCGGTACGCCAGCATCTACCAGATCAACTACGCCCGCTGCATCTTCTGCGGGCTGTGCATCGAGGCCTGCCCGACCCGTTCGCTCACCATGAGCAACGAGTACGAGCTGGCCCGGGACAACCGGCAGGACCTCATCTTCACCAAGGAGCAGTTGCTCGCGCCGTTGCTGGAGGGCATGGAGCAGCCTCCGCACCCGATGCGGCTGGGTGACAGCGAGAAGGACTACTACGTCGGCGCGCTGGACAACCCGGGCACCTCCGCCGGTGCGGAGACGTCCCCGATGGGTCCCGGCCGCTACCAGGTCGAGGAGCACCCCGGCGTGACGTTCCCGGGCGCCGAGCAGGCCGCCCAGCGCGCGGCTGCCGGCAAGGGAGAGGAAGCATGACCACGTCTACGGTGCTCGCCGCGGCGGGTTCGGTCTCCACCGGCGAGGCGGTCACCTTCTGGATCCTCGCCCCGCTCGCGCTGCTCGGCGGGATCGGGATGGTGGCCGCGCGCAACGCCGTGCACTCGGCGCTGTGGCTGGTGCTGACCATGCTCTGTCTGGGCGTGTTCTACGTCCTCCAGGCCGGTCCGTTCATCGGCATGGTGCAGATCATCGTCTACACCGGCGCGATCATGATGCTGTTCCTCTTCGTGCTGATGCTGGTCGGTCGGGACTCCACGGACTCCCTGATCGAGACGCTGCGCGGCCAGCGCGTCGCCGCGATCGTGCTCGGCCTCGGCTTCGCCGGCCTGGTCGGCACCGGCCTGTACCAGGCGCTGGACCAGACCAACACTGTCGGCCTGGAGCAGGTCAACGCCGAGGGGAACGTGCAAGGCATCGCCCGGCTGCTGTTCACCAAGTACGTCTTCGCGTTCGAGCTGACCTCGGCGCTGCTGATCACCGCGGCGGTCGGTGCCATGGTGCTGGCTCACGTGGAGCGGCGTAAGCAGGACAAGGTCGACCAGGTGTCGACCATGAAGGCACGATTCGCCCCGGGCAACTACCCCGGGCCGAAGCCGGGCCCCGGTGTCTTCGCGACCTCGTCCTCGGTGGCCACCCCGGCCCGGCTGCCCGACGGCCGCCTGACCGACCGCAGCACCCCGGCGATCCTTCCGCAGCGCGAGCTGACCGCCGAGGAGACGGCTCTGAAGGGTACGGACCGGTGAGCGCGAGGAGTGCAGCGGAGCGGAGCCCCGCAGTCGCGAACGGAAGGCAAACCAAGTAATGGGAACGTTCTTCTCGGTCGAGCCGACCTACTACCTCGTCCTCGCCGCGGTGCTCTTCACCATCGGCGCCGCCGGGGTGCTGATCCGGCGCAACGCGATCGTGCTGTTCATGTGCGTGGAGCTGATGCTCAACGCCGCCAACCTGACGCTGGTCACCTTCAGCCGGATCAACGGTGACCTCAACGGCCAGATCATGGCGTTCTTCGTGATGGTGGTGGCGGCGGCCGAGGTCGTGGTCGGGCTCGCGATCATCATGTCCATCTTCCGGACGCGACGCTCGGCGAGTGTCGACGACGCCAACCTGCTCAAGTACTAGAGGGGTCCACCGGTGGAAGAGACTGTGGAATACGCCCAGGCCACGGGGCTGCTCGGGGGCGTCTGGCTGCTGGTGGCGATCCCGCTGCTCAGCGCGGCCATCCTGCTGCTGCTCGGCCGGCGGGCCGACCGCTGGGGGCACTGGTTGGGTGTTGCCGCCATCGGCGCCGCTTTCGTGCTCGGCCTGTCGTTCTTCTTCCAGCTGCGTGGCCTGGAGAACAAGTCGGTCGAGCTGAGCCTCTGGGACTTCATCGCGGTCGGTGACCTGCGCGTCGACTTCGGCCTGTTGTTCGACCCGCTGGCCGCGGTCTTCGTGCTGCTGATCACCGGGGTGGGTTTCCTGATCCACCTGTACGCGGTCGAGTACATGGCGCACGACGCGGGTCGTCGGCGGTTCTTCGCGTACTTCAACCTGTTCGTCGCGGCGATGCTGCTGCTGGTGCTCGGCAACAACTACGTGATGCTCTACTTCGGCTGGGAGGGCGTCGGTCTGGCGTCGTACCTGCTGATCTCCTTCTGGACCGAGCGGCCGAGCGCGGCCACCGCCGGCAAGAAGGCGTTCCTGATGAACCGCGTCGGCGACGCCGGCCTGGCCATCGGCATCTTCATCATGTTCGCCACCCTGGGCACCACCCAGTACGACG
This portion of the Micromonospora zamorensis genome encodes:
- the nuoE gene encoding NADH-quinone oxidoreductase subunit NuoE; this encodes MSVFTDETRERAREIIARYPADRSRSALLPLLHLVQAEEGYVSPAGVTFCAEVLGLNKAQVGAVATFYTMYKRKPTGDFLVSVCTNTMCNVLGGQEVYDTLSEHLGVGHDETTADGTITLEHAECLAACDYGPVMTVNYDFFDGVDASTAVGVVDELRAGGRPMPTRGARLCTLKEMAVQLAGFADEREGAVADGGPGEPTLRGLRLAQEHGVSVPGFDPNTPIRSKAEADKAAAEAKAKAEAAKPAPVEASAAPVKGGDGASAPTGAAGVGGPAKPAEATGPADASGSTTRDVKAPDDKSPQVRTAETRQPDAGTAVPDAPGTKVPTDGTGTAPEAGDARSAEAAGVAANAPAGDGKPAGDEAGAQERNLTEAKAGTDADGAGPADANETGAQK
- a CDS encoding NADH-quinone oxidoreductase subunit D; translation: MTTSNYASERETDEGRVFTVTGGDWDTIVSGTDPINDERIVVNMGPQHPSTHGVLRLILELEGETVREARTVVGYLHTGIEKNLEYRNWVQGSTFVTRMDYLAPIFNETAYALAVEKLLGITDDITERATTIRVLMMELNRISSHLVWLATTGMELGAISIMLYGFREREYILDIFETITGLRMNHAYVRPGGVAQDVPDEAIVKIREFLKMMPKKLKEYEDLLSGQPIWTERTKNVAVLDVTGCVALGITGPVLRSAGLAWDLRKTMPYCGYENYEFDVPTHPDGDVWGRYLVRLAEIRESMKLVEQALDRLRPGPVMVADRKIAWPAQLAIGVDGMGNSLEHVAKIMGQSMESLIHHFKLVTEGFRVPPGQVYVAIEAPRGELGVHAVSDGGTRPYRVHYREPSFVNLQALPAMAEGGLIADVIAGGASLDPVMGGCDR
- the nuoF gene encoding NADH-quinone oxidoreductase subunit NuoF produces the protein MTTPRPETVAKLTPVLTKRWLSPDAWRIGTYEQLDGYAALRKALKAHPDDLIQLIKDSGLRGRGGAGFPTGLKWGFIPQGDGKPHYLVVNADEGEPGTCKDLPLMTHDPHALVEGVIIASYAIRANRAYIYIRGEAVHAARRLRNAVQEAYDKGYLGRNILRSGYDLELVVHSGAGAYICGEETALLDSLEGFRGQPRLRPPFPATHGLYASPTVVNNVGTIASVPPIVLGGADWWKSMGTEKSSGPMIYSLSGRIVNPGQYECSMGVTLRELLELAGGMQPGHNLRFWTPGGSSTPLLAAEHLDVPLDFEGVAAAGSILGTTATQIFSDQDCPVYATYRWLEFYHHESCGKCTPCREGNYWMVRVYRRILAGQGTHEDLDTLLDTCDNILGRSFCGLGDGATSSVTSSLKYFKQDYLDYIEGRTAPKLSEKTLVGAH
- a CDS encoding NADH-quinone oxidoreductase subunit G, whose amino-acid sequence is MTDVAKQTETVTLTIDGVEVTAPKGTLLIRVAEQMGTEIPRFCDHPLLAPAGACRQCLVEVEGQRKPVASCTQAVADGMVVRTQITSPVAKKAQEGVMELLLLNHPLDCPMCDKGGECPLQNQAMSTGRTDSRFHEHKREYEKPMAISSQVLLDRERCVLCQRCTRFSEEIAGDKFIDLMGRSSAEEINIYRDDAYGEEGDAGDVPFNSYFSGNTVQICPVGALTGAQYRFRARPFDLVSSPSVCEHCSAGCGQRTDWRRGKVLRRLAGDEPQVNEEWNCDKGRWGFQYTRAADRLTTPLVRDEHTGELREASWSEALTVAAEGLHTARESGQGTAVLTGGRLTVEDAYAYAKFARVALTTNDIDFRARPVSREEADFLASSVAGVTDVTYTDVENAPAVVLVGLEPEEECPILFLRLRKAYLKKALTVYALAPFATRGLEKLGAKLARVVPGEEASVLAEHATVAEALSAPGAILIVGERLATVPGGLSAAADVARRTGAKLVWVPRRAGDRGAVDAGCLPNLLPGGRLVTEPAARAELGEAWDIPAGVIPSQAGRDTDGILTAAANGQLGALVVGGVDPADLADPRLAEAALDAVPFLVSLELRASAVTRRANVVLPVAPVVEKAGSFLDWEGRLRPFEAVLNTAAMTDGRVLDALAALLDVRLGTADVPSVRRELGTLPATRTSRPSAPSVAPGRVPHPAAGEAVLATWHQLVDLGSLTEGDENLAGTARPPVVRLGKGTAEALGVVDGDAVTVGTDRGALTLPAELTEMPDGVVWLPTNSPGSTVRRSLGATSGTVVRISVPAPSTAIPAGRVAADETGLPGPLLNSGGNQ
- a CDS encoding NADH-quinone oxidoreductase subunit A, which codes for MSLSPYAPIIGLFALAAAFSLFSVGAARFAGPRRYNKAKLEAYECGIEPSPQPVGGGRFPIKFYLTAMLFIVFDIEIIFLYPWAVSFDALPIFGFVEMVLFIVAVFVAYAYVWRRGGLDWD
- the nuoH gene encoding NADH-quinone oxidoreductase subunit NuoH gives rise to the protein MTSSILAQDPTLADFGRDPWWLVLGKIVFAFAFGLLATLLGVWFERRVVGYMQVRPGPNQVGPFGLLQTLADGLKMAFKEDILPKAADKVVYFFAPTISVICAVTALSVVPFGPMVSIFGHHTPLQVTDVPVAVLLLLACSSMGVYGIVLGGWASGSTYPLLGGLRSSAQMISYEVAMGLSIVAVFMTAGTMSTSGIVAAQGDATRLTIMGTEIPAPGWYAILLLPSFIIFFIATVGETNRAPFDLPEAESELVAGFMTEYSSLKFALFMLSEYVAMVTMSAVTTTLFLGGWRAPWPITIWEGANSGWWPMLWFFGKVIALVFVFVWLRGTLPRLRYDQFMRLGWKVLLPINLVWILVLSGLRSIEDWDTRGKVIAVGIPAGLLLIATLFWPSRRPQPKPTTQEQVDNRPYGSFPLPPMDLQVPPSPRITRVVAEREPANIVAGSDSREV
- a CDS encoding NADH-quinone oxidoreductase subunit C → MTSPTDKPNDGGVPLPVVPTGATSGAPAEFPPASPAGRGMFGNQGTGDVSGYGGLVRQRQPIEEASRPYGSYFDEVRDALEEAYPAFGDAIEKVVVDRGELTLHIRPERIAEVCQVMRDDLALRFELCSSVSGVDYLGADERRLHVVYLLTSMTYRRQVRLEAAVSVEAPHLPSVTAIYPTADWQEREAYDMFGIVFDGHPNLTRILMPDDWEGHPQRKDYPLGGVPVEYKGAEIQPPNERRSYQ
- a CDS encoding NuoB/complex I 20 kDa subunit family protein — its product is MGIEEKLPAGVLLTSVEKLVNWSRKSSVWGATFGLACCAIEMMAAGGPHYDMGRWGMEVFRASPRQADLMIVAGRVSQKMAPVLRQIYDQMAEPRWVLSMGVCASSGGMFNNYAIVQGVDHVVPVDMYLPGCPPRPEMLIDAILKLREKIMYEPLGPNGRKMLAARQERGDVPVVPYGSMPSSYRSDKGRRAEWTRAVREGREEQLRIENWMNAQNHLHPQAGPK